A region of the Candidatus Uhrbacteria bacterium genome:
TGTAGTAGACCGCGCGGCAAGCGTGATCGATGCCTGCGCTTTCTGGGCAGATTGCTTTGAGCAGTTTGCCAGCGTCCGGTGAGATTGGAGGTTGAGCGATGATGGGGACGGCGACTGGAGCAGGTGCTGGGGTTGGGGCTGGAGTTGGACTAGGAGCGGGAGTTGGAGTTGGTGTTGGCGTTGGTGCCGGGGTTGGTGACGAGAGCGGTGGAGAGGTGATTGTGGCGCCGCTGACACTGATTGCGGTTGTGGCTCCGGCGCTCATGCCGCCATTTACATCGCGGCAGAAGACGAACGCAATACGCGAGCCTCCGCTTGGAAACGTGTAGACGCGCGTCGCATTGCCGCCGCTTACGTTCATATCGCCAATTTCCGCTAAGTCGACCCAAAGCGAGCAGCGCTGTATTGCTGCGCTTGAGCTTACGGTCGCCGAGAGATTTACGGCCACGCCCGCTGATGCGGTGACTGGTGTTACGGGGCCGATTACCGGTTTTGCAAAGACGATCATCGGAGCAAGAGCTGCGAGTATCGGGAGAGCGAGCAAAGAACGTTTCATAGAGTTATAGAATAACGACTTCTAGATTTTACGGCTATCGTAGGCCCAGTGGAGGACGGCTTGTCGTTGGCGCGGACGGCATGCGGCGTCACCGACTCGGCAATTCTTTTTGATCTGCGTGATGTGGCGCGCGATGGCGCGCCAGCGGCGTATTTGGCGCTGGTCTTCTTTGGGCAGGCGTCGCCCCATGTAGTAACGGCAATACCATTGGAACCAGCCACGTGGATCTTGATGATGTATCCAGCCCATGCGGCGCCAGACAGTAAGAGACTGGCTTGCATTTACCCCAAAGTAATTTATTTTGGGATCGTGCTTGTTTGGATTTAGCTCGGCTTTGTCGAACCAGCTTTTTGGAAATTCCTTGCGGCAGTCGGTCATGTATTTGCCGCCAAAAACACCGAGAGCAAGCATCTCCTTTGGTGTTAGTTCCGGTTTGAATGCGGGGTCAAAGTTTTTTCCTTCCGGTTCCACTAATTCGTATCGATAGTTTTTTTGCATCAAGTCGTTTACCACGACGAGTTTTGGTTTGCGACGCATAGCGCCGACTATGGGCGTACTTCACCAACGATAACCGTGCCCTTCATGCTCGAGTGGCTTGCGCAGTAATATTCGTATTTTCCTGTTGCTGGAAATTTGTGGCTATAGGTTGCGCCGGGCACAAGGTTGCCGGAATCCCAAAGAACGGAAGCTCCGGCGCTGTGTACCGTGTGGTTATTTTTTCCAACGTTTTTCCAGATAACCGTATCTCCGGCATTGATGGCGATCATCTGCGGAGCAAAGGCGTTGTCTTTAATTTCTACCGTGATGGTTTTTGTGGCTGGCTTAGGTGCAGGCTTGGTCGCTGCTGGTTTTGGCGTCGGGGCCGGAGTTGGCGTGGAGGTAGGTGTCGGCGTCTGAGGTGTTTCTGCTACGGGTGCCGGGGTTGGCTCCGGTGATGGTGTCGGCGTTGCTGCCGGAGCGCAGCCGGCTCCGAGCAGGGAGAGTGTGATGGCGAGCGAAAGGAATTTTTTCATAGATCTAATCTATCATATTTTAATGAATAAGATCGAGGTTTCCATCAATGACGATCGGACCCATCGCTTTTAGCTCGTCCGTGAAGGTGTTTTGCGGGAGGGGATTGTAAAGAAAGATTTTTCGGTTATTGTCGAAGGCTTGATAGATTTCCAAAAATGTTGCGCCGCCGATGTAATTTGGCTGGCCGTTTTTTTCAAAATTGAGAACGAGAATACCGTCATTGGCGAGGATTTTTTCGCGCTGCAATCGGATCATGCCGGCTTTCCATTCACGATGGGCATCAGCACCAAGCTTTTTCATCTCTTCTTCTTTCATCGGATCGTCAAAACAGTTTGGTACCGTTATGACGTGGCCGCGTGCTTCCAGCTCTTTTTTAATAGCGGGGACTTTATCGTAGAGATATTTGCTGGTGCAGAGAAAGAGGTTCATAGGTCCAAGTGTTTTTGTTGGTATATGGGTGGACTTTAAACCAAATGGCAACCCTTGCCAAAGCTAAAAAAATGCGGTATAACTTGCACGCCAATTCGCATGGTGGCTATGGTGAAGAGGTTATCACAGCGGGTTGTGGTCCCGTTATCGAGGGTTCGATTCCCTCTAGCCACCCCATCAAAACTCCCTCGGAATCCCGAGGGAGTTTTGATTAAAAAACCCATTTACCTGCAACGTACGCTATCAATCCCAAGCTGAATGGATAAACCAGGAATAGCCAAATATATCCAAGGGCATTTGTTTCTTTCGGATTTACAAGGAACGAATACCACGTTGGTAATCCAAGAAGAGAAGCAACCCCGTTTAAGATGAGTGCGCCAATCAAGACGCTCGCACCAAGGAGAAAAATAAGGAAGACGTGCACTCCATTAGTATACAGGTGTTTCTCGCAAGATGAGCCTATATTGCGCCCTTCGCTCTTTACGAGATGAAGTACGGTCCAAATAGGGATCGGGGCAATGCGCAATTTGGTTTAAGGATGTTTCACTATCTGCTAAGCTACGTTCAACTTTTCATTTGATTTTTTATGCAATATCCAAGATCCGTTGCTGCTTTCGCGCTTCTCTTTTTACCAGTTTTTCTTGGCGCCGGTTGTCGTTCATCGTCCAGCGTAGACGCGTCTCGTGAAGCTCGGACCATTTCAGAATCACCGACCAGTCCAACGTCTCAGCCCTCTCCATCAAATGGGCAAAATGCCAACGATGTCCTGACACCGCTTCCCTCGAATTTTCCGTCGGATATTCCGACGGCTCCAAATAGCATGGTTATCAACACGAGTGTTGATTCGGAGCGAAAAATGGTGAAGGCTTTATTGAGCAGCCAAGATTCTTCGGATCATGTTTTCGAGTCTTTATCCGGACAGTTAACAAGAAATGGGTTTTCGAAGACGGTTGATTCTACGATTGGAAATACCCGACAGGTCATCTTCAAAAAAGGTTCTTTGACCATGGGCATTACTTTGATCCAGGAGCTCGACGTGACGAATTATGAGATAAGTCGCGAGGAATAACGGAAATCGATTGCCTCGTTTGACTCGCATAACTTTCCCAACGGGGTTATGCTCGCTGCATATGTTTGGCACTGCATGCTGGCGTTTCTTTTATACGGCTGGTTTGAAACCATATCTGTTTCAAAAGGATCCGGAAGACGTGCATCAGCGAATGACGCTTCTTGGGGAGCTACTTGGTCGATCACGCCTGGGGCGGTGGTTCGTAGGTTTTTTCTTTCGGTTCTCACATCCTTCGCTTGAACAGACCGTGGTCGGGATTCGGTTTTCAAACCCCATAGGGCTAGCGGCAGGATTTGATAAAGATGGTCGTCTCGTAGATATCTTACCTGAGGTTGGCTTTGGGTTTGCGGAAGTTGGTTCGATTACGGGCGAGTCTTGTCTTGGGAATCCGAAGCCTCGGTTATGGCGTTTACCAAAAAGTCGTGGATTGGTTGTGAATTATGGTTTGAAGAACGATGGATGCGAGGTTGTCTCGCGTCGCTTAGCGAAACGTGTATTTCGTTTTCCCATCGGGATAAGCGTTGCCAAAACGAATGCGCCTGGGACAGTTGATGTAGAAGCGGGGATCGCTGACTATGTGAAAGCGTTTCGGGCGTTTGCGGAGATCGGTGATTATCTGACGGTGAACATTAGTTGTCCGAATGCGTTTGGCGGTGAGCCGTTTACAGATCCGCAACGGCTGGAGCTGTTGTTGGTTGCGTTGGATGCTATTCCGACGCTGCATCCCGTTTTTTTGAAGATGCCTGCAGATCTTACCGAAGCCGCTTTACAGGCTTTGCTTGAAGTAGCAAGGCGCCATCGTATTCACGGCATTATTTTTGTTAATCTCACGAAACGCTATGACCGATCAACGATTGATCAAGAAGAGAGATCGTCTATCATGATCGGCGGCGTTAGTGGGAAACCCGTGACGGAAGATGCGAATCGCTTGGTGGCATGGGCCTATCGTCTTTATGGTTCGCGTTTTGTCTATATCGGGTGTGGAGGCGTTTTTTCAGCGAAGGATGCTTATGAGAAGATTCTTCAAGGAGCGTCATTGGTTCAGCTCATCACGGGAATGATTTATGAAGGGCCTCAGCTGATCGGTGAAATTAATCGTGAGCTTGCGCGGTTGATTGAGCGCGATGGGTTTAAGTCCGTTGCAGATGCGGTTGGTGCGGCGCATCGTGCAATATAAAAATACGACCCTTTCGGGTCGTATTTTTGTTTGGAGTATTACTCCGCAGCGAGAATGATCGGAGCGTTCTGGGTGACCGCAAGCGGCTGATTCCAGAATTGCTTCGCGTAGCGCTGAACCTTGTTCACGTAGCCATTGTTGGCATTACAGCCATTATGACACTGAACAGCGTAGTTCACGTACTTTGGATAGCTATTGCGTTCCAAGTAGTTAATCGTCCAGTTGGCAGAACATGCGAGGTCTTCCGCACAAGCGGCCGTAATCTTGTGAAGCTTATAGTGAATTTGGAAGTAGCCGCGAGCCTTACCGTTATCGCCGATAACGTCGAAGCGGTTTGAGGACTCCGTCCAGAGCATACCCAAGAGCGTCTTGGCACATGCCTCGCCATAGCCATTCTCTTCACAGACGTGAAGCAAGACTTCCTGAACCGTAGGCGCAGGCGTCGGAACCGCGAGGGTTTCCGTCTGTACAACAGCTTCAGGCTGCGTGATCGACTTTTCCGCATGAGCGGAGGTCGTTACGGCAGGGTTCGTAAAGGTGGTAGCCAACATAACAGCAGCCAAAACCTTGCGTTGGTTCACCGTTAACATGAGGACGTTTTTAAGTGATTTCATAATGGGTTTGCCGTGATTCGGTTTGCGAATCAGACCAGCCATTACATCACATTTTGGGGGTTTTGTCAATGATACGAGGCTCTCTTTTGTCGCTAAAATAAGCCAAAACTGTTTAAGTTAGCCATTTAAAAATGGCTTAGATTACATAAGGTTATTTTGGGATAATTCCAAACAAAAAATCCCTCGATTGTTTCGAGGGATTTTTTGTTGCCGCTTTTTATTTGGCCGTCTTTTCCTCCATGCTGTCTTCAATTTGTTCACGGATATTCTCCCACTGTTCCATGAGTCGATCCTTTATGTCTGCAAGCTGATCCGCGGCCATATCTTTGGTATCACGGTATTGTTCGATGAGATCGTTAACAATCTCCTCATATTTTTCCTTGCTCAACTCCTTCATGTTCTTTACTTTCTTTGCCAATTCTTTTTGCAGCGCTTTTGCGCGCTTCTTGGCTTCATCGGTCATTTCGTGACCTTTCTTGGAGTTGAGAAATAGTCCGGCTGCAAGGCCTGCCGCGAGTCCGGCTAACAATGCGCCGCCGACGACCAAGCCTTTATTCTCATTGTTTGCGTGTGTCATATTGCGTGGGGTTAAGACGAATAAGACTTCTGCGGGTTTATGTGTTGCGTTTCACCAGCGATGCGATGAAGAGGAACACGAGCGCTCCGGTGACGGCCATAACAAGGTCGCCGATCAGTCCGTAGGTTGCGATTCCAAAGAGGCTAAAGATGTAACCTCCAAGAACGGCACCGATAATACCGACCACGATGTTTCCAAGGAGACCAAAGCCTGAACCCTTGGTTAGCTCGCCCGCAATCCAGCCTGCGAGCGCACCGATAATAAGAAACCACAGTATGCTCATAAAGAATTATCGCGTTAGCGAGTTAGACTTTCAGTATAGGCTTCATGGACCATCTGGCAAGCAAAAAAAAACGGATTATTGCCTAAGCAGAGGCGTTTGTTGCTTAAAGGGTTCGCATTTGCTCGACGCTTCGTTTATGCTTTTGGGCATATGAAAATCTGCATCACTTGCGGTATGCCGCTTGAAGGAGATCACGCGAATGACTTGGGAATGGAGACATCAGAGGGGCCGGTATGTAAATTCGACACAAAGAATGGACAGATGAAGAGTGCCGATGAGATCTTTGATGGAGGAGTCGCGTTTTTCTTGGACGCAGTCGCCGACGGTGATCGTGCCCTTGCCGAGCGCCTCACTCGTAAGAATATGAAGTCGCTTTCGTATTGGCAGACCCATCCGTTTGATGCGTTGAATGGCGAGGAAGCGACGGAGGAGGAGTTTGGAGCGGCGATGGCTAAATTGTAGTGGCTTATGTTTGCCTGGACGGATGCCTGCCTTGACAGGGCTGTTTATCCATGGAACGGAGTAGATGCTGGTTATGCTTGAACTTCTTAAAAAACATTTTGGATATGAATCATTCCGTCCGCTTCAGGAGGAAGTGATTTCGTATTGCATCTCCGGCAAGGATTCTTTGGTTTTGATGCCGACTGGCGGAGGCAAATCACTTTGTTTTCAAATCCCCGCATTGTTTTTTCCCGGTTTGACGATTGTCATCTCGCCGCTTGTTGCGCTCATGAAGGATCAGGTCGATGCGTTAAAGGCAAATGGCATTCCTGCTGCTTTTTTGAATAGCACTCTTTCACCGCGCGAGAGCGCCGAGGTTGAGTCGCTGGCACGTTCTGGGCGGCTTAAACTTTTGTATCTTGCTCCGGAGCGATTTGCCATGCCTTCTGTGCGGCGATTTTTACAATCGCTTACGATCAGTCTATTTGCTGTAGATGAAGCGCATTGTATTTCCGAGTGGGGACATGATTTTAGACCCGATTATCGCAGTCTTGATTTGTTGCGCCAGTATTTTCCCCGAATTCCCATCATGGCGCTAACCGCAACAGCTAATGCGCGTGTACGCGATGATATTGTCAGCCAGTTGGGATTGGGGAACGGGCGCGTGTTTCAGTCGAGTTTCAATCGTCCAAATCTTACGTACCGCGTGCTGCCCAAGAAGCGCGCTTTTGACCAGCTGCTCGCGGAAATTAAACAGCGTCCGGAACAAGCGATTATTATTTATTGTTTTTCCCGCAAATCAACAGAAAAGACGGCGGCGGATTTACGAGCGAATGGTGTAAAGGCGGCCGCGTATCATGCGGGGTTAACGCCGGCAGAACGCACGCGCGTTCAAGATCGTTTTATTCGGGATGAGGTTCCGGTGATTGCGGCGACGATTGCGTTTGGCATGGGTATCGATAAGCCTGATGTCCGTTTGGTTGCGCATATGGATCTGCCTAAGTCTGTCGAGGGTTACTATCAAGAAACTGGTCGCGCGGGCCGTGACGGTTTGCCGAGCGAGTGTCTGCTTTTTTACTCGGCTGGCGATCGCGTCAAGCACGAGTATTTTATCCGCGGGATGGAGGATCCCGAGGTGAAGGCGCGTACACGTCATCAACTGCAAGAGATGATGAATTACAGCGAACTGCGTACCTGTCGCCGTGCGTTTCTCCTACGATATTTTGGCGAGGCATGGCAAGCGCAGAATTGCGGCGCCTGTGATATTTGTGTGCCGCGCGCTGTTGCGCAATTACATACGGGGGAATTGTCCGAGTTTGATCAGGCGTTATTTGAGAAGCTTCGTTTACTGCGTACTCGGCTTGCGAATGCGCGTCGCCTTCCGCCGTATATGATCTTTGGCGATAAAACACTGCAGGATATGGCGCGTGTGTATCCATCGAGTATGGAGCGCTTAGCAAAAGTATTTGGGGTCGGTAAGGTGAAGCTTACGCAGTTTGGAGAAGCTTTTCTTGAAGTGATCCGTTCCTACATGAGTGAAAAGGGGATCGTGGAACAAGTGATGGTGTCCGAAGATGTTCCTAAGAGAGTTTCTGCTCCTGTTTCTGCCCGTGCTTTAACGCCGACGATTCTTGAGTCGATTCGTTTGCTTGAGCAGCAGGAATCGCTTGAGGCTATTGCTAAACAGAGGAAGATTAGTGTGGGGACGGTCATTCAGCATTTGGAGCAAGCGATCGAGCAAGGGGAGACGCTTAACACATCGCATTTGGTGTTTTCTTCTGATAAGCGTTTTGCGCTCATCGCAAATGCTTTTGCGGAAATCGGAGATGATTTTTTGGCTCCTGTAAAAAATTATCTGGGCGAGGCTTATAGTTACGATGAACTTCGCTTTGCGCGTTTCTTGCTCAAGACTCGAGCCGGTAAATAGCAGCCACTCGCCTGAGGGCTGATTATCGTTTATGCTTGAAGTCTATGAAACGTTTCATTTCTCAAATTAGTTTACTCGCGTTTTTTTCTGCATTGATTCCAAACATGGCTTTGGCTGGCGGCTGCTATGTTGACCCAGTGCAGCAATATTCTGGAACCGGCACGATTAAATCCGGCGTGTATCTCCGTAGCGAAGCTTGTACATCGGGAACGATGGTTTTGAGAACGTTGAAAGCAGGGACAAATGTTTCTGTTATCGCATATACGGATGGTTGGTATGCGGTGATCGCCGGAGGCAAGCATGGCTGGATCGGTGAACAGTTTATCAATAACAATGCTGAGCCGACTGGTCTTGTTTGGCAAACCTATGAAGAGTATCAGGTGAGTGCTGGCGGTTTAGTCGGTGCGCCTGAGCCGGTGGCGATACAGATAAAGGCGACGGTTGAGACGCCGTATACTGGTACGATTGGCGCTCGTTCATTGGTGAAGCTTGTTTGTCCTTCTGTTGCACCGGCTGATCATCCGTGTAAGGCAGTGTATTACATTGGTGCCGATGCCAAGCGCCATGCGTTTCCAAATGGCCGCGTGTTTGCGACATGGTATGCAAATTTTGATGAGGTAAAGCCTGTGGCTGCTGAAACGCTCGGTCAGTATGCGCTTGGAATGAACGTGACGTATCGACCCGGAGCACGCATGGTGAAATTTACGACGGATCCCAAGGTCTATGCCGTTGGTCGCGGAGGAGAATTGCGTTGGGTGAAAACCGAGGCGCTGGCCACGGCTTACTATGGTGTCGATTGGAACAAAAAGATCGATGATATTCCGGATGCTTTCTACTCGAACTATGCTTTTGGGTCCGAGATTGGCGCAGAAAGCGAGTACAGCCCGGCGGCGGAGCTAAGCGCTACTCCGGCCTTTGATTAGGCTATGGGCTTTACAAAATGCCTATTTTAGGCTATTATATATAGCGAACCAATGAATCGGCCGAATAATGCTCATCTGAAGCAAAAAACAGCCTGCAATTAACATTTACATTACTCATTGGTAACAACACTATGAACGGTATCATCAAGACGCTTAAGGAGAAGGGTTTCGGCTTTATCACCCCGGAAGGCGGCGATAAGGATGTATTCTTCCACTCTGATTCACTCGTCGGCGTTATGTTTGACGAGTTGAAGGAGGGCGAAGCTGTGACTTTTGAGACGGAGGCTTCGGACAAGGGTCCTCGCGCCGTCAACGTCCAGCGCGTTGCCTAATAAGCGCCGCCAATGCAAAACCCGGTCTCGCAAGAGATCGGGTTTTCGTTTAGGCTAGTTGTATCTTATGGTCTCATTTTCTTGGGAGTACGTTTTTAAGCCGCGGGAAGCGCAGTGGTGGGTAAGCGTTATTTTTATTTTGGTCGGTATCGGGCTTGGACTTGTTTTGCCTGCATTCCTCGCGCCCTCATGGAAAGGCGTTGAGCTTATGGCTACGGTTTCGCGTATCGAAACAAATGAGGAAGGTTTGGTCAGACCTGTTTTTCAGGTTGATGGCCAAGCCAGAGATTACTCGACATCGCTTTGGTCGAGTCGATCGACTTATGCTGAAGGCGAGTCGGTGACGATTGTGACGGATTCCA
Encoded here:
- a CDS encoding YtxH domain-containing protein, whose product is MTHANNENKGLVVGGALLAGLAAGLAAGLFLNSKKGHEMTDEAKKRAKALQKELAKKVKNMKELSKEKYEEIVNDLIEQYRDTKDMAADQLADIKDRLMEQWENIREQIEDSMEEKTAK
- a CDS encoding quinone-dependent dihydroorotate dehydrogenase, coding for MFGTACWRFFYTAGLKPYLFQKDPEDVHQRMTLLGELLGRSRLGRWFVGFFFRFSHPSLEQTVVGIRFSNPIGLAAGFDKDGRLVDILPEVGFGFAEVGSITGESCLGNPKPRLWRLPKSRGLVVNYGLKNDGCEVVSRRLAKRVFRFPIGISVAKTNAPGTVDVEAGIADYVKAFRAFAEIGDYLTVNISCPNAFGGEPFTDPQRLELLLVALDAIPTLHPVFLKMPADLTEAALQALLEVARRHRIHGIIFVNLTKRYDRSTIDQEERSSIMIGGVSGKPVTEDANRLVAWAYRLYGSRFVYIGCGGVFSAKDAYEKILQGASLVQLITGMIYEGPQLIGEINRELARLIERDGFKSVADAVGAAHRAI
- a CDS encoding cold shock domain-containing protein, producing MNGIIKTLKEKGFGFITPEGGDKDVFFHSDSLVGVMFDELKEGEAVTFETEASDKGPRAVNVQRVA
- a CDS encoding SH3 domain-containing protein, producing the protein MKRFISQISLLAFFSALIPNMALAGGCYVDPVQQYSGTGTIKSGVYLRSEACTSGTMVLRTLKAGTNVSVIAYTDGWYAVIAGGKHGWIGEQFINNNAEPTGLVWQTYEEYQVSAGGLVGAPEPVAIQIKATVETPYTGTIGARSLVKLVCPSVAPADHPCKAVYYIGADAKRHAFPNGRVFATWYANFDEVKPVAAETLGQYALGMNVTYRPGARMVKFTTDPKVYAVGRGGELRWVKTEALATAYYGVDWNKKIDDIPDAFYSNYAFGSEIGAESEYSPAAELSATPAFD
- a CDS encoding cupredoxin domain-containing protein; translated protein: MKKFLSLAITLSLLGAGCAPAATPTPSPEPTPAPVAETPQTPTPTSTPTPAPTPKPAATKPAPKPATKTITVEIKDNAFAPQMIAINAGDTVIWKNVGKNNHTVHSAGASVLWDSGNLVPGATYSHKFPATGKYEYYCASHSSMKGTVIVGEVRP
- a CDS encoding RecQ family ATP-dependent DNA helicase codes for the protein MLVMLELLKKHFGYESFRPLQEEVISYCISGKDSLVLMPTGGGKSLCFQIPALFFPGLTIVISPLVALMKDQVDALKANGIPAAFLNSTLSPRESAEVESLARSGRLKLLYLAPERFAMPSVRRFLQSLTISLFAVDEAHCISEWGHDFRPDYRSLDLLRQYFPRIPIMALTATANARVRDDIVSQLGLGNGRVFQSSFNRPNLTYRVLPKKRAFDQLLAEIKQRPEQAIIIYCFSRKSTEKTAADLRANGVKAAAYHAGLTPAERTRVQDRFIRDEVPVIAATIAFGMGIDKPDVRLVAHMDLPKSVEGYYQETGRAGRDGLPSECLLFYSAGDRVKHEYFIRGMEDPEVKARTRHQLQEMMNYSELRTCRRAFLLRYFGEAWQAQNCGACDICVPRAVAQLHTGELSEFDQALFEKLRLLRTRLANARRLPPYMIFGDKTLQDMARVYPSSMERLAKVFGVGKVKLTQFGEAFLEVIRSYMSEKGIVEQVMVSEDVPKRVSAPVSARALTPTILESIRLLEQQESLEAIAKQRKISVGTVIQHLEQAIEQGETLNTSHLVFSSDKRFALIANAFAEIGDDFLAPVKNYLGEAYSYDELRFARFLLKTRAGK
- a CDS encoding GlsB/YeaQ/YmgE family stress response membrane protein; this encodes MSILWFLIIGALAGWIAGELTKGSGFGLLGNIVVGIIGAVLGGYIFSLFGIATYGLIGDLVMAVTGALVFLFIASLVKRNT